One Acidobacteriaceae bacterium genomic region harbors:
- a CDS encoding HPP family protein gives MHIRIQTQQVRRMEAEQKRDLVVAPLAEGALILIASLAAWLLKQPLIFTSLGPTAYELIETPHRRSARPYNVFVGHLIGVAAGFLALTITNAWRVPAVSTHKVQFPRIEAAVLSAALTVFGTLLARATQPAAISTTLLISLGEMEQWRDILVIMGAVVLMLLVGEPLRHWRQKQIPDETTARKSG, from the coding sequence ATGCACATCCGCATCCAAACGCAGCAGGTGCGCAGGATGGAGGCAGAACAGAAACGGGATCTAGTCGTAGCCCCTCTGGCAGAAGGAGCTCTGATCCTGATCGCCTCGCTCGCTGCCTGGCTGCTGAAACAGCCGCTGATCTTTACCAGCCTTGGCCCGACGGCTTATGAACTAATTGAGACGCCGCACCGCAGGAGCGCTCGCCCGTACAACGTGTTCGTCGGCCATCTGATAGGTGTCGCCGCCGGCTTCCTCGCCCTTACCATCACGAACGCCTGGCGAGTCCCCGCAGTCTCCACGCACAAGGTTCAGTTCCCGCGCATCGAAGCGGCGGTCTTATCGGCTGCCCTCACGGTATTTGGGACGCTTCTTGCGCGCGCCACTCAGCCGGCGGCGATCTCAACCACGCTGCTGATTTCGCTCGGCGAGATGGAGCAGTGGCGCGACATCCTGGTCATCATGGGTGCGGTTGTACTCATGCTGCTGGTCGGAGAGCCGCTTCGGCATTGGCGCCAGAAGCAGATTCCCGACGAAACGACAGCCCGGAAGAGCGGATAG
- the lpxC gene encoding UDP-3-O-acyl-N-acetylglucosamine deacetylase has translation MSPELQFEHTIESPLSFSGVGLHSGAEVSLRLIPAPAGSGVVFRRSDLDNFEIAATGRNVAKVSYATSLMRQGVLISTTEHLLSALIGLGVDNAIIEIDNLEVPILDGSAKPYVDAISSVGRKRQRRKREYIRILKPVEVIEGSKFIGVYPGDGYQIDYTIDFPTPIGRESLRVDLESGDYESLIAPARTFGFREDEAMLRDMGLIRGASAESAIILTRQGVENGPLRFDDEFVRHKVLDLIGDLALAGRRIWGRVVAERAGHAMHTALVQRLLRDRSAWEFANRAQLAPEAELTHRALQTSAA, from the coding sequence CTGAGTCCAGAACTCCAATTCGAGCACACCATCGAATCACCGCTGTCATTCAGCGGAGTCGGCCTTCACTCCGGTGCTGAGGTGTCCCTCCGGCTTATTCCAGCTCCTGCCGGTTCCGGTGTTGTCTTCCGGCGCTCCGACCTCGATAACTTCGAAATTGCTGCCACGGGCCGGAACGTCGCGAAGGTGTCCTACGCGACCTCGCTGATGCGGCAAGGCGTCCTGATCTCCACCACCGAACACCTGCTGTCGGCGCTCATCGGCCTCGGAGTCGACAACGCGATCATCGAGATCGACAACCTCGAAGTTCCGATTCTGGACGGCTCCGCGAAGCCTTACGTCGACGCGATCTCTTCCGTCGGCCGCAAACGCCAGCGCCGCAAGCGCGAGTACATCCGCATCCTCAAGCCGGTCGAGGTGATTGAGGGCTCGAAGTTCATCGGCGTTTATCCCGGCGACGGCTATCAGATCGACTACACCATCGACTTCCCCACGCCCATCGGCCGCGAGAGCCTGCGCGTCGACCTTGAATCCGGAGACTACGAAAGCCTCATCGCGCCCGCGCGAACCTTCGGCTTCCGCGAAGACGAAGCGATGCTGCGCGACATGGGCCTGATCCGCGGAGCGTCTGCTGAGTCTGCCATCATCCTCACACGTCAGGGCGTGGAGAACGGCCCATTGCGCTTTGATGACGAGTTCGTTCGCCACAAGGTGCTGGATCTTATCGGCGATCTTGCCCTCGCCGGCCGCCGCATCTGGGGCCGCGTTGTCGCTGAACGCGCCGGACATGCCATGCATACGGCGCTCGTTCAACGGCTGCTGCGCGATCGCTCCGCCTGGGAGTTTGCCAATCGTGCGCAGCTCGCCCCTGAAGCCGAGCTGACCCATCGCGCACTGCAGACCTCGGCTGCGTAG
- the add gene encoding adenosine deaminase produces the protein MARTQHVPQPDPKSWLRGLPKAELHLHLEGSITPATLLELSQTNDATPLTPAQANDVYRYHDFPSFLMSFKAVTERLHTPADYETITYAMLRDLAGQGIRHAEVYISVGILYRFDRLDVDEVMAAIERGRVRGERDFGVSLLWIIDAVRHFGVEECARVFRKAAELREKYPSVVGIGIGGDEERGPARDFREIYAEARKAGLHLTCHAGESVGPQSVWAALNIGAERIGHALSAQHDPDLIEVLAERQIPLELNITSNLRTGCCASLETHPVRRYFEEGLMVTLNSDDPPFFGSNLLEEYMLAHEQFEFPLDALREMAANSIEASFLPPDRKLALLGEVERYGW, from the coding sequence ATGGCCCGCACTCAACACGTTCCGCAGCCCGACCCCAAATCCTGGCTGCGCGGGCTTCCCAAGGCCGAGCTGCACCTGCATCTCGAAGGCTCCATCACCCCGGCGACCCTCCTCGAGCTCTCGCAAACGAACGACGCCACCCCGCTCACGCCGGCCCAGGCGAACGATGTCTATCGTTATCATGACTTTCCCAGCTTCCTGATGAGCTTCAAGGCGGTGACCGAGCGCCTGCACACGCCCGCCGACTACGAAACCATCACCTACGCGATGCTTCGCGACCTTGCAGGGCAGGGGATCCGCCACGCGGAGGTATACATCTCGGTCGGCATTCTCTACCGGTTCGACCGGCTGGATGTCGACGAGGTAATGGCTGCGATCGAGCGCGGCCGCGTTCGCGGGGAGCGCGATTTCGGCGTCTCGTTGCTCTGGATCATCGATGCGGTGAGGCATTTCGGCGTAGAGGAGTGTGCCCGCGTCTTCCGCAAGGCCGCGGAACTGCGCGAGAAATATCCGAGCGTCGTCGGTATCGGCATCGGTGGCGATGAGGAGCGCGGCCCCGCGCGCGACTTCCGGGAGATCTACGCGGAAGCCAGGAAGGCTGGCCTGCACCTGACCTGTCATGCGGGCGAATCGGTCGGCCCCCAAAGCGTGTGGGCGGCCCTGAACATTGGAGCCGAGCGCATCGGCCATGCCCTGTCGGCGCAGCACGACCCCGACCTCATCGAGGTGCTGGCCGAGCGCCAGATTCCCCTTGAGCTCAACATCACCTCCAACCTCCGCACCGGCTGCTGCGCGTCGCTGGAAACCCACCCGGTACGCCGGTATTTCGAAGAGGGCCTAATGGTTACGCTCAACTCGGATGATCCGCCGTTCTTCGGCTCCAACCTGCTCGAGGAGTACATGCTGGCGCATGAACAATTCGAGTTCCCGCTCGATGCTTTGCGCGAAATGGCCGCTAACTCCATTGAAGCCAGCTTCTTACCACCGGACCGGAAACTCGCTCTGCTGGGAGAAGTGGAACGGTACGGCTGGTAA